tctcccttcccccaccccccatttctgccccttcccccatcccccgcTTCGGCCCCTTCCCCCCGCCCCCGCTTCTGCCTCTTCCCTCACCCCCCGCTTCTGTCCCTTCCCGCATTCCCTATTTCTGaccccccatcccccaactctgtcccttccctcaccccctacttctgccccttccctcaacccccaccccccgcttctgccccttccctcaccctccctccctccacctctgcTCCTTCCCCTATCCCATTTCTGCCCCTTCACTCACTCCCACCCCCCGCTTCTGCCCCTTTCCTCGCCCCCATCCCCCGCTTCTGCCCCTTCCCTCNNNNNNNNNNNNNNNNNNNNNNNNNNNNNNNNNNNNNNNNNNNNNNNNNNNNNNNNNNNNNNNNNNNNNNNNNNNNNNNNNNNNNNNNNNNNNNNNNNNNNNNNNNNNNNNNNNNNNNNNNNNNNNNNNNNNNNNNNNNNNNNNNNNNNNNNNNNNNNNNNNNNNNNNNNNNNNNNNNNNNNNNNNNNNNNNNNNNNNNNNNNNNNNNNNNNNNNNNNNNNNNNNNNNNNNNNNNNNNNNNNNNNNNNNNNNNNNNNNNNNNNNNNNNNNNNNNNNNNNNNNNNNNNNNNNNNNNNNNNNNNNNNNNNNNNNNNNNNCCCCCTtccccccccctccctcccccctcctctgcTCCTTCCCCTATCCCATTTCTGCCCCTTCCCTCACTCCCACCCCCCGCTTCTGCCCCTTTCCTCGCCCCCATCCCCCGCTTCTGCCCCTTCCCTCACTCTCCCACCCTCCGCTTCTGCCCTTCCCCCATCACCCCACTTCTGCCCCTTCCCTCACCCCCCACACCCTCGCTTCTGCCTCTTCCATCCCTTCTGCCCCTTCCATCCCCCGCTTCTGCCCCTTCCCTCAACCCCCCACCGCTTCTGCCTCTTCCCCCACCTTCCActtctgccccttcccccaccccccacgtTTGCCCCCTGGGTGAACTCTGCCGTCGCTCCTCGGGGGCTCGGGCTGCCCTACCGCCTGCGCCTGCAATTTAGACACCCAGGGTGTTTGGTTTGGGGGCCAGAATTTGACGTGGCGTTTTCCATCTCCGCAAAATGGCCCCACAAAtaataatcacacacacaaaaaagtaactTCCTCTGCGTCATAAAAATGATTGTGATTCAGCTCTTTTGCTAGAATTTTCTAGCactttctgtctcttctccccctttccatcctttcctctccctttcctcagtgtatgctgtattttaagatttttctttttaaaccagaGATGGATGGTCTTTTGTGAGGCATGGTGGTGGAGGGCTGGCTTTGGTGCTGGGATTCACATCATGGGTGTGCCCCTCATTTTGTAACCTTAACCAAATCACTgcccttctctgagcttcagttttctctccCCTAAATTAGGCATCCCTAAAGAGAGGTGTAGGTAACTGCCCATTGCAACCTTGTCGCGGAGCAGAGAGGAGACCTAGGGATTCATCATCAGGGGAGTGGATAAGAAAAACGTGATATATGTTTAAGATGGACCACTACAATGAATTAGATCTATATACGGCAACATGGCTGCAACATGGCTGGATCTCTCAAAGACagaatgttgagtgaaaaaagaaacagaacaagatTTATAGTACAATActgtttatgtaaattaaaacacacaGCAATACCATACATTTTTCacagatacacatatatgtaaatgaaCACATGAACGGTGGATTGGAAGGACATACGTTAAATACACGAGAGTGGGTGCCTATGTAGCGGGTGGGGAGGATGGGATCAGGAATGGGTGATGAAGGGGacaaaactgaagacaaaaaaacaaaagggccTCACATGGACCAATGATGATACAGTGTGCCAAGAACTGAGGAGTATGGTCAACTCAATTCTGTGCACCTGAGAGAATAAATAGATAGTAAATTCACTGTCTAGGGAGCAGGCTGGCTGGGTAGACTCCTGGgcttggggtttttttccccatgaCATCCCTCCCTCTAAATTTGGTCAAAGCTGACCAAAGTCCCAGCTGCATACAGTGGCCCCTAGGAAGGGCTCCCATCCCAGACTGAGCAGTCCTTCCAGAAGCCATTACTTTGTGAGGGGCATTTCGTAATCCCATCACTTTCACTCGTATTTGATCCTCAATTCCCAGTCCCCATTCTCCATGGTGGTCCAATTTTAGGAACACCTTGTTTGAGTTTGGAAAGGAGACTGAGACGGGGTTGAGATGGAGCTACAGGCTTTGTGAGGAGATGAGGTTCTCAAGTACTCTGGCGGCCCCAGCCCTCCAGTGCTCAGGGCCTGGGCCAAGGGAGACCCATCTTGTGAGATGGGAATCTACCCTCTTGCTACCTACCTATGTACAGTTTCCAAGATCCATCTATTGACCACTCTACTTCCTACCATGGGCACATACTCTAGTTTGTCTCCTCTcaactgtggtgtgtgtgtgtgtgtgtttgtgtgtgtgcatgcatgcacatgctgTATATGTCCCCATATACAGGCATTTGCTTACGTGTGTGCACCGGGCAAGTTTTCCTCAGGAGTGCCTCCCCACACAaagtcacacagacacacactatCACTCAATCATGTCTCTCCATGTGGTCACACAGacaggacacatgcacacacacacacacacacacacagtcagaaagagaaaacatccaATATAGCATTGTTcatttcagtttttccatttacaaaatcCAATGGTGAATCCAGGcagttagaaaaaagaaatggaggaaaaccCTCCTGAATGTACCCTATCTACCCCCCACCCCCTTggtcttcccaccccaccccctcgGAAAGGCACCCCCTCACTATCGCTGAGAGAACAGGCTCCCCCACTCCCGGCCTCTCAGCCACTCTGGCCTGCCTTTCCAGGGCCACTCCGCAGCCAGGCTCATTAATGTCTCTCCTGCCTAGAGTGCCCTCCCCATTCTGTATGGGTCAGGCTTCCCCAGTTCTGGGGCTCTCTTGGGGTAGGGAGGGAGTTTAGGACAGGGACTTCTATAAAGAAGGGAAAGGGGGATGGATAAATACAGATTCCAGCCCCACAGGAAGTGAGAGGGGGACAGAGAACCTAGGTAAGACCAGGGCAAGGAGTGCCAGCTTGGCTCACCAATCCACAGAACAGGCCTCAAAGTAAGCCCAGAGTGGACTCCACCCCCGGGAGGGAGGCTTGGATCTCCCACCTGGAGAATCTGGCTGCAGTCTGCTCCACTTTGGGTGTAGGTAagggtgggggaaggaaggggaaggagggtcATTGGGAAAAAGGATGTTTGGGGCTCAGGGCCCGGTCGGCCAAGGGCTACTAAGGAGGGGCTTGAGGCCCTTGAGGTTTGAGGGGGACAAAAAGAGGTCAGATAGGAATGGACTCAAGTCCACAGTGCCTTGGAGTTTGTACCACTATCGGTTACCAAGGCCCCaaacaaattttcattttcagaagagtAGGGTGAACCTAAGAGACAATTTTGGGGTTGAAATCGGCTCTGACCCAAGTCTTTGTGGTCCAGCTACTCTGGGATATTCAGCTTCCTCCCTACACTTTCCTGGTGGGCCGCTCCTGTCTGTATGGCACCCACATCAGTCCTAGTGGGGCTGGAGTGGATTTCCATCCTCAGGAAGAAGAGTTGGGGGCTGGGGATCCTGAAGGCAGCGTGAGAGAATGTGACCAAGTGTAGGTCTCTTCAATTCGAGGAGTTCAGCTCACATCCTACTCTTCACCTAATCTGGGCCCATCCTTGGGGCCCTTCTCCCTACTCCCTTGACTTCTCCAACAGATGCACAAGAACCATTTGGAAGGTCTGGAcatggtggggagggagaggagactgGGCTTGGGGCAAGGGTTGGCCTAAAACAACATTGCACATGACATAGTAATTAAACATCCCTGCTCCCTGGGAACCCAGCACCCCCTTTGGTCCCTCTTGTCAGCAGCCTTGGACCACTTTCTCCCTAAACATCCAGGCCTTGCTAAAGGACTTGGAAGGGGAGGGTGCGTGGGAGCAGAGGGGGCAAAAGAGCTCTGGAAGTCTATTTTACAGGACAAATTTCTCCCTTCTGGACAGTGTCAGAAGGAGAGACATTAAAGTAAGAAAGCCTGTCTCCTCAGCTGTTAGTAGAAAAACCTgcattctcagttttcttttctttttctgaattgtcacgtctgagagagagagagagagacagagagagagagagagggaatgagaTTGTAGAAGTGGAGAAGGAGGCAGCAGAGATAGGCCCCACAAAACTAAATATGCCTCTTTCCCAGTCCCTCGCCCAGTCCTCCATCCTTGGGAGGTGTTGGCAAAGGTGCCTAGATTACAGGTGGTtcgaggggctggggctggagctcAGAAAGGAGGACTCCTGTATGGGCCCCTACCCCTCCCTTGCTATTGGCCCCATCACGGTGGCCATGAACTTCTCTCTGCCTGTCTGCCTACCAGCCTGCTTCACATGACACAGTAGGGTTCTCTGGGAGCTGGGGCACCTCCTGTGCCCCAGCAGGGGGCGTGAGTCCTCAGGCACTTCTTGAGGTCCTTGTTGAGCAGGAAGCAGACAATCGGGTTGACGGCAGCCTGGGCGAAGCTCATCCAAACAGCAGTAGCCAGGTAGCGGTGGGGCACAGCACAGGCTTTCACAAACACTCGCCAGTAGCAGGCCACGATGTAGGGTGACCAGAGGAGCAGAAAGAGCAGTGTGATCGCGTAGAACATGCGGCCCAGCTGCTTTTCACCCTTGACCTCGTCCATGCCTAGTAGCCGCCGGCTGGCTGCATGCCCATTTTGCCGGATACCCAGCAGGGTTGGTGGCATGGGCCCACGGCCAAAGCCAGCGATCCAGTTGGCAGCAGCCTGGCCGGTGGCCCCAGGACCATGGAATGTCCAGTTCTGGCTGATGGCTGGCACCATCTGCACTGGCTTCATCTTGCGGTGACGATACTCGAAGAGGAGCAGCTTGCCATAGACAGCATGTGTAGCTGCCATGAGCACAGCCAACATAAGCATGAAGCCCAGCGTGTCATTGGCCTTGAAGTAGCGATGCTCAAAGATGCACTGGTCCTCCTCCCGAATAAACTTGTAGGTGCCCACGTCAAAGACAGGTGGGAAGGCCATGGCCACAGACAGGGTCCAGGCCATGCAGATGACAGCTGCGCATGTCCAGAGTGTCATGCGCTTGGCGTAGAAGCGGTGGTGGGCGATGGCCATGTAGCGGGTGACGCTGATGCAGAACAGCATGAAGGCCGCATGGAAGCAAAAGAGCACGGCCATAAAGGCCACAATCTTGCAGCTGAGTGCACTGAAGGTCCATGAAGAGCCGTGGCGCACAGAAGCCAGCACAAAGGGGAAGCAGACGGCAGAGCGTATGCCATCGGCCAGGCACAGGTCCAGCAGGAAGTAGTAAGGAGCCTTGTGCAGGGCACGCTCCTTGAGCACCAGCAGGGACAAGATGGCGTTGCCCGCCAGGCTCACACACATAATCAGTCCCAGCAGTACCAGCTTCACATAAGCCGATGCAGACGGCGGGGACAGAGCGCCGCTCACCTCCTCAGGCTCTCCGGTGGTGTTGGCCATACTGAGGGTCAGGGGCTACTGCCAACCCTACGGGGTCAGCCAGTCTGGTACTCGATGGGCCCGGGGGGCTCCATGAGTTGTCCTGCTACATTGCACCTGCAAATGGGAATGAGCgggggagacacagacacagagagacagagagatgagggcaagagagagacagagagggagaaaaacacACAGGCATGCAGAGACAaagtgggaaagagagagagagagatagaacaaagagaaaagtgGCCACCGATATAAATGGATTGAGATTGACACAGAAATGGAGGGGATGAGAAAGAtcgaggagagagaaagagaggggagagagagacagacagacaggagaCCATGAGAAATAGATGGAAAGGAAAgatgaggaagaaacagaaagggCAGGGTTAGTGTGTCTACGAGCCCTCCCCAATTATACCCTGGCTGGTGCCAGGCCCTGCCCCTGGACCACTCCTGCTCCTACCCACTCCTTGTCAGGTGAGGATGCTGCGTTTCTCTGGATGTCTTTGGTTACCTGTTTCCTCCATTGGTGGATCTGTGGGGCAGGGATGTTGGTGCAGCTCTTCTCCCCCTTTGCAAAGCGCTAAGGTTGTGTTCAGACATTTTTTTACTGTCACCCatagtaaaaaaatacattttacatcacAACCCactacacatacatacacacacgcacacacacaaccaaAAGTTTCACAAAACAGTACTGAACCTGTATGCAGTGTACCCCATTCATTTGTATTCTCTTTCATGTGTTCATAAAATGCTGGTACCACTCACTTAATAGATTTCTTTATTCATGATGGGGAATGTGTTTAGTATGCTTGAGAAACAGCAGGAAGACGAGTGCGGCAGGAACGGTGAGAACAAGGGAGAcagtggtggaaggtgaagtcGCAGAGGTGCCTTGGGGCCAGATTGTGTAGGGCTGTGGGCCACGATGaggactttggtttttattttaggtCAGGAGGCAAGTATGTGTGATTATAAACATGTAGGTATGCTTGTGCATATTCATTCatacactgaaaaaatatttatcaagcatctactgtgtaccaggcactgttctaggtattGAACACAGATAAAGATCCTGGCCCTTGTGGAACCGACATTCTAGATAATAAAGAAGAGACACtggtgccgggcgcggtggctcaagcctgtaatcccagcactttgggaggccgaggcgggtggatcacgaggtcaggagatcgagaccatcctggctaacatggtgaaaccccgtttctactaaaaatacaaaaaaaaactagccgggcgtggtggcgggcgcctgtagtcccagctactcggaggctgaggcaggagaatggcgtgaacctgggaggcggagcttgcagtgagctgagatcgcgccactgcactccagcctgggtgacacagcgccagactccgtctcaaaaaaaaaaaaaaaaaaaaaaaaaaaaaaaaNNNNNNNNNNNNNNNNNNNNNNNNNNNNNNNNNNNNNNNNNNNNNNNNNNNNNNNNNNNNNNNNNNNNNNNNNNNNNNNNNNNNNNNNNNNNNNNNNNNNaaaaaaaaaaaaaaaaaaaaaaaaaaaaaaaagaagagacactgGTGAAGTATAGTGTGTCAGATGATGATAAGTTCCTAAGAATAAACataaaggagggaaggaagatagGAAGTGCTAGGGGTGGGGAAGATGCTGCAGTTTTAGATGAGGTGGACAGgggaggcttcatggaggaggtgtcATCTGAGCATAGACCTAAGGGAGGTGAGAGAGTGAGTCATGTGGATATCTGGCGGAAGAGAAGTTCAGGCAGGGGGAACGGCCagagcaaaggccctgaggtgggactCTACATGGCATGTTTGAGGAAGAGCAAGGAAGTCACTGTGGGTGGAACACAGTGAGTCAGGGGAATGTGGCGGCAGGTGAGGTCAGAAAGGTGGTGAGGTCAGACTGGGGAGGCTGTGGCGAGGGCTTTTTCCTCTGAATGAGATGGGAGTCACGGGAGGCTTCTGAGCAGAGGCCAGATGTGGTATGATCTAGGATGGAACAGAATCCCGCTTGCTGTTGTGAAGAGCAGGGGTCATGTGGGGTGCAGATGGAAGTAGGGAAGACTACTCAGAGGCCCCTGCAGCAATCCAGGTGTCAGATAATACCCCCTCCATGCCAC
The sequence above is drawn from the Theropithecus gelada isolate Dixy chromosome X, Tgel_1.0, whole genome shotgun sequence genome and encodes:
- the GPR173 gene encoding probable G-protein coupled receptor 173, which produces MANTTGEPEEVSGALSPPSASAYVKLVLLGLIMCVSLAGNAILSLLVLKERALHKAPYYFLLDLCLADGIRSAVCFPFVLASVRHGSSWTFSALSCKIVAFMAVLFCFHAAFMLFCISVTRYMAIAHHRFYAKRMTLWTCAAVICMAWTLSVAMAFPPVFDVGTYKFIREEDQCIFEHRYFKANDTLGFMLMLAVLMAATHAVYGKLLLFEYRHRKMKPVQMVPAISQNWTFHGPGATGQAAANWIAGFGRGPMPPTLLGIRQNGHAASRRLLGMDEVKGEKQLGRMFYAITLLFLLLWSPYIVACYWRVFVKACAVPHRYLATAVWMSFAQAAVNPIVCFLLNKDLKKCLRTHAPCWGTGGAPAPREPYCVM